In Xyrauchen texanus isolate HMW12.3.18 chromosome 27, RBS_HiC_50CHRs, whole genome shotgun sequence, one genomic interval encodes:
- the LOC127620911 gene encoding MOB kinase activator 3A: MSLALKQVFNKDRTFRPKRKFEPGTQRFELHKKAQASLNSGLDLKQAVQLPHGEDLNDWVAVHVVDFFNRINLIYGTISDSCTDQTCPVMSGGPKYEYRWQDEHKYKKPTALPAPKYMSLLMDWIEVQINNEQIFPTNVGTPFPKTFMQVAKKILSRLFRVFVHVYIHHFDRVSQMGAEAHVNTCYKHFYYFVTELNLIDHKELEPLKEMTSRMCH, encoded by the exons ATGTCCCTGGCCCTAAAGCAAGTCTTCAACAAGGACAGGACATTCCGGCCCAAGCGCAAGTTTGAGCCCGGAACACAGCGCTTTGAGCTACACAAAAAAGCACAGGCGTCCCTTAATTCAGGCCTGGACCTGAAGCAGGCAGTGCAACTGCCGCATGGTGAAGACCTGAATGACTGGGTGGCTGTTCACGTGGTGGACTTCTTTAACCGCATCAACCTCATCTACGGCACCATCAGTGATTCCTGTACAGACCAGACCTGCCCCGTTATGTCCGGTGGGCCCAAGTATGAGTACCGCTGGCAGGACGAACACAAGTACAAGAAACCTACTGCTCTCCCTGCGCCCAAATACATGAGCCTACTAATGGACTGGATTGAGGTGCAGATCAACAATGAACAGATCTTCCCCACTAATGTCG GTACGCCATTCCCCAAGACCTTCATGCAAGTAGCGAAGAAGATCTTATCTCGTTTGTTCCGTGTTTTTGTCCATGTCTACATCCACCACTTTGACCGTGTGAGCCAGATGGGAGCTGAAGCCCACGTGAACACCTGTTACAAACATTTCTATTACTTTGTTACTGAATTGAACCTCATAGACCACAAAGAACTGGAGCCTCTG AAAGAGATGACATCTCGGATGtgccactga